In Janthinobacterium agaricidamnosum NBRC 102515 = DSM 9628, the DNA window AATTGCTGTCCGACGCGGTGGTGCGGCTGATCATGCTGATGAAGATCGGCAGCCTGGCGCGCGGTTATTCCGGCGTGCGTCCGCTGATCGTCGATACCCTGATCGCGCTGTACAACGCCGGCATCATGCCGGCGATTCCGGCCAAGGGGTCGGTCGGCGCCTCGGGCGACCTGGCGCCGCTGTCGCATATGACGCTGGCGATGCTGGGCGTCGGCCAGGTGCGCGTCGACGGCAAGCTGCTGCCGGCGCAACAGGCGCTGCAAGCGGCCGGCATTACGCCGGTGGTGCTGGCCGCCAAGGAAGGGCTGGCGCTGATCAACGGCACGCAAGTGTCGAACGGGCTGGCGCTGCATGGCTTGTTCATGGCCGAGCGCCTGCTGGAAGCGGCGCTGGTCACCGGCGCCTTGTCGCTCGACGCGGCCAAGGGCAGCGATGCGCCGTTCGACGCGCGGGTGCACGCGGTGCGCGGCCAGCCGGGCCAGATCGCGGCGGCCTCGATGTACCGCCAGTTGGTGGCGCACAGCGCGATCCGCGCCTCGCACCTGGAAGGCGACGAGCGGGTGCAAGACCCGTACAGCCTGCGCTGCCAGCCGCAAGTGATGGGCGCCTGCCTCGACATCCTGGGCAATGCCGGCCGCACGCTGCTGATCGAAGCGAACGCCGTCACCGACAATCCATTGATCTTCCCGGACAGCGGCGCGGGACTGGCCGAAATCGTCTCGGGCGGTAATTTCCACGCCGAGCCGGTGGCGTTCGTGGCCGACTCGCTGGCGCTGGCGATCGCCGAAATCGGCGCCCTGGCCGAGCGCCGCATCGCGCTGCTGATCGACGCCACCTTGTCCGGCTTGCCGCCATTCCTGGTGCGCGACCCGGGCGTCAATTCCGGCTTCATGATCGCCCACGTGACGGCCGCCGCGCTGGCGTCCGAAAACAAATCGCTGGCGCATCCGGCCAGCGTCGACAGCCTGCCGACTTCCGCCAACCAGGAAGACCACGTCAGCATGGCGACGTTCGCGGCGCGCCGCCTGGACGACATGGCGCACAATACCGCCGTCATCGTCGGCATCGAATTGCTGGCGGCGGCCCAGGGCATCGATTTCCACCGGCCGTTGAAAACCTCGCCGCACCTGGAGCATGTGCACCAGCAATTGCGCCAGCAGGTGCCGT includes these proteins:
- the hutH gene encoding histidine ammonia-lyase, coding for MKQNDSGWTLKPGAMTLADLRAAWAAPARLTLAPQAYGVIEASAAAVQAIVAKGDAAYGINTGFGLLAKTRIPDEKLEQLQRNLILSHSVGTGELLSDAVVRLIMLMKIGSLARGYSGVRPLIVDTLIALYNAGIMPAIPAKGSVGASGDLAPLSHMTLAMLGVGQVRVDGKLLPAQQALQAAGITPVVLAAKEGLALINGTQVSNGLALHGLFMAERLLEAALVTGALSLDAAKGSDAPFDARVHAVRGQPGQIAAASMYRQLVAHSAIRASHLEGDERVQDPYSLRCQPQVMGACLDILGNAGRTLLIEANAVTDNPLIFPDSGAGLAEIVSGGNFHAEPVAFVADSLALAIAEIGALAERRIALLIDATLSGLPPFLVRDPGVNSGFMIAHVTAAALASENKSLAHPASVDSLPTSANQEDHVSMATFAARRLDDMAHNTAVIVGIELLAAAQGIDFHRPLKTSPHLEHVHQQLRQQVPFFDTDRFFAPDIEVAKQMVLQGELSASCKNLFAPLYA